In a single window of the Methanofollis ethanolicus genome:
- a CDS encoding DNA-methyltransferase codes for MRSVTIGRNLFYNGDCVRGAAEHLETDSVDLIITDPPYGIHGDRMDRHYNRDEEFVVDGYVEIPEEEYGAFSECWIREAERILRPGGSLYIVSGYTNLYHILHALRQTSLEEVNHIIWKYPFGVYTSRKYVSSHYHILFYEKPGGKRTFNLEARFGREEKTEDGGCLNYLDREDVWTINREYKPGRAKNKNELPTALLTKMVQYSSNEGDLVCDLFLGGFSTANAAIGLNRRCVGFEVSETIFAAGARETVGVHPGELVETLRRPVVRGPANLRKRWRPEDLRRLRVRYRQLVREGATKKTAVDVLGEEFGRGRWAISYALERAGIGSRRKKRGAE; via the coding sequence ATGAGATCGGTCACTATTGGCAGGAACCTCTTCTACAACGGCGACTGCGTCCGCGGCGCCGCGGAGCACCTTGAGACGGATTCCGTCGACCTGATCATCACCGACCCGCCGTACGGCATCCATGGCGACAGGATGGACCGCCACTACAACAGGGACGAAGAGTTCGTGGTGGACGGCTATGTCGAGATCCCGGAAGAGGAGTACGGGGCATTCAGCGAGTGCTGGATCAGGGAGGCCGAACGGATCCTCAGACCGGGCGGTTCCCTCTATATCGTCTCCGGCTACACAAACCTCTACCACATCCTCCACGCCCTCCGCCAGACCTCCCTTGAGGAGGTGAACCACATCATCTGGAAGTACCCCTTCGGCGTGTACACCAGCCGAAAATATGTCTCATCCCACTACCACATCCTCTTCTACGAAAAGCCCGGGGGAAAGCGGACCTTCAATCTGGAGGCGCGCTTCGGCAGGGAGGAGAAGACAGAGGACGGGGGATGCCTCAACTACCTCGACCGGGAAGACGTCTGGACCATCAACCGGGAATACAAACCGGGCAGGGCGAAGAACAAAAACGAACTCCCGACGGCACTCCTCACCAAGATGGTCCAGTACAGCAGCAACGAGGGCGACCTCGTCTGCGACCTCTTCCTCGGGGGTTTTTCGACGGCGAACGCGGCCATCGGGTTGAACCGGCGTTGTGTCGGTTTCGAGGTCTCGGAGACGATCTTCGCGGCAGGAGCGCGGGAGACGGTCGGAGTACATCCCGGCGAACTCGTGGAGACGCTACGTCGACCTGTCGTCCGCGGCCCGGCAAACCTGAGGAAGAGGTGGCGGCCGGAAGACCTCCGGAGGCTCAGGGTGAGATATCGACAACTCGTGAGAGAGGGGGCGACGAAGAAGACGGCCGTCGACGTCCTGGGGGAGGAGTTCGGCAGGGGGCGGTGGGCGATCAGTTATGCCCTGGAGAGGGCCGGGATCGGGAGCAGGAGGAAAAAAAGAGGGGCGGAGTAG
- a CDS encoding PKD domain-containing protein: MMRTHSITGMLLLFVLCMALPAGALAAEEISHLSLAGGAGDDTALQSRASVAVPAVEVNTVWEGTVTVDPDETFMIRPINTDTDVEISRNTPLGALDAAAEAGNFSYEVWEAEWGFYVNKVNDIAVSAEDNETTIWWFYDVATAYITNNATYKSLRDGEEIRLIYAPQTDSFEQTVESATTAVDMTIRLAGEDTANFTAEPTSGPAPLTVQFNDTSTVRDVTSWFWDFGTAGATSTEQNPAFTYTRAGLYNVSLTVTDAQNKTSTATKEGLINVTPTNASSAVNFSADVTAGEAPLTVRFTDLSTVDNISSWYWDFGDGYMSTRQNPIYTYHEPGLFTVTLTLTDAENVTWNTSVEGFINVSEPAGTVDFTANRTSGPAPLAVQFTDLSTVVNISSWLWDFGDGNTSTEQNPAHAYTGPGSFDVNLTVYGENATRGQEIKEDYITVTA; the protein is encoded by the coding sequence ATGATGCGTACACACAGCATAACCGGAATGCTCCTGCTCTTCGTCCTGTGCATGGCCCTACCAGCAGGGGCGCTGGCCGCAGAAGAGATCAGCCACCTCTCTCTCGCAGGGGGAGCAGGCGACGACACCGCACTGCAGTCCCGGGCGTCCGTCGCCGTGCCGGCGGTCGAGGTGAACACGGTCTGGGAAGGGACGGTGACAGTCGACCCTGACGAGACTTTCATGATCAGGCCGATCAACACCGACACCGACGTTGAGATCAGCCGCAACACCCCGCTCGGAGCACTCGATGCCGCAGCAGAAGCAGGGAACTTCTCGTATGAAGTCTGGGAGGCAGAGTGGGGGTTCTATGTCAACAAAGTCAATGACATCGCCGTGAGTGCGGAAGACAACGAAACGACAATCTGGTGGTTCTATGACGTCGCGACAGCCTATATCACAAACAACGCGACATATAAATCGCTCCGCGACGGCGAGGAGATCAGGCTCATCTACGCACCCCAGACAGACTCCTTCGAACAGACCGTGGAGAGCGCAACCACTGCCGTCGACATGACGATCCGTCTCGCCGGGGAGGACACAGCGAACTTTACGGCAGAACCAACAAGCGGGCCGGCGCCGCTCACCGTGCAGTTCAACGACACGAGCACGGTCAGGGACGTCACCTCATGGTTCTGGGACTTCGGAACCGCCGGCGCCACCTCGACAGAGCAGAACCCGGCGTTCACCTATACCCGGGCAGGCCTCTACAATGTCTCCCTGACAGTGACAGATGCACAGAACAAGACATCGACCGCAACAAAAGAGGGATTGATCAACGTGACCCCGACAAATGCCTCGTCGGCGGTAAACTTCTCCGCGGACGTCACCGCAGGGGAGGCCCCGCTCACAGTCCGGTTTACCGACCTGAGCACGGTGGACAACATCTCCTCGTGGTACTGGGACTTCGGAGACGGTTATATGTCGACACGGCAGAACCCGATCTACACCTACCATGAACCAGGGCTCTTTACCGTCACCCTCACCCTGACAGATGCGGAGAACGTCACCTGGAACACATCGGTGGAAGGCTTCATCAATGTCAGCGAACCCGCAGGGACGGTCGATTTCACCGCAAACAGGACGTCGGGACCGGCCCCTCTGGCCGTGCAGTTTACCGACCTGAGCACGGTCGTGAATATCTCCTCGTGGCTCTGGGACTTCGGCGACGGCAACACCTCGACAGAGCAGAACCCTGCCCATGCCTACACCGGACCGGGCAGCTTTGACGTCAACCTCACCGTGTACGGCGAAAACGCCACACGCGGGCAGGAGATAAAGGAAGACTACATCACCGTCACGGCATAG